A stretch of the Vitis riparia cultivar Riparia Gloire de Montpellier isolate 1030 chromosome 13, EGFV_Vit.rip_1.0, whole genome shotgun sequence genome encodes the following:
- the LOC117928823 gene encoding zinc finger CCCH domain-containing protein 29-like, translated as MNQLRASYPTKTTVTSSPVGKTSSYGFDSSAAVAAAVMNSRSSAFAKRSQSFIDRGGMSHRSPGFTAASNSATLMSSNLSDWSSPDGKLDWGIQGDELNKLKKSASFGFRTNNTATATQSMMASTDEPDVSWVNSLVKDVPSVSAGLFGSQQQPYGIGVHEKLPPWVEQMYIEQEQMVA; from the coding sequence ATGAACCAACTGCGGGCGAGCTACCCGACCAAGACCACTGTCACCTCCTCTCCAGTGGGGAAAACCTCCTCATATGGGTTTGATTCATCAGCTGCAGTAGCAGCAGCAGTGATGAATTCAAGGTCTTCTGCTTTCGCAAAGCGCAGCCAGAGCTTCATCGATAGGGGAGGTATGAGCCATCGCTCACCTGGGTTCACTGCAGCTTCTAATTCTGCAACCTTGATGTCATCCAATCTTTCTGACTGGAGCTCCCCTGATGGGAAACTGGATTGGGGCATTCAAGGAGATGAACTCAACAAGCTGAAGAAGTCTGCCTCTTTCGGATTCCGAACCAACAACACTGCAACAGCAACACAATCCATGATGGCCTCAACTGATGAACCAGATGTATCTTGGGTTAATTCCCTAGTCAAGGATGTTCCTTCTGTCTCAGCTGGGCTGTTTGGTTCCCAGCAACAGCCATACGGCATTGGGGTTCATGAGAAGCTCCCTCCATGGGTGGAGCAAATGTACATAGAACAGGAGCAGATGGTGGCTTAA
- the LOC117927992 gene encoding tryptophan N-monooxygenase CYP79A68-like, with translation MMGSSCNSTMSSSFPNPFLVLLSDNSETLELASLHLHLPFILLLLFLFFFAFLILYKLKPKTLITKQMPLLPPGPTPWPLVGNLPELFTKKPVFRWILGLLEELNTEIACIKLGNVHVIPVISPEIAREFLKEHDAVFASRPITMTSDHLSRGFLTTVLSPWGEQWKKMRRIITSEVLKPARHMWLLQKRTEEADNLVRFIYNQCKFSSITSHNFTDSSVVNVNVRTAVRQYTGNVVRKMMFSRRYFGEGRKDGGPGLEEEEHVNSLFTSLAYLYSFSPSDYLPCLRVFDLDGHETMVKDALSIINKHHDPIVDERIIQWRNGEKKEVEDILDVFLTISDTKGKPLLSVEEIKAQLIELMIEIVDNPAHAAEWAMAEMINKPEIMQKAVEEIDRVVGKDRLVQESDIAQLKYVKACAREALRLHPMAPFNVPHVSMADAVVAGYFIPKGSHVLLSRVGLGRNPRVWEEPVKFKPERHMNDEVVDLAEPELRFISFSTGRRGCPGTALGTALTVTLLARLLQCFSWSVPPNQDQIDLTESMNELFLAKPLHAHAKPRLHASMYGN, from the exons ATGATGGGTAGCAGCTGCAACTCAACCATGTCTTCTTCATTTCCAAATCCATTCCTCGTCCTGCTCTCTGATAATTCTGAAACCTTGGAGCTCGCTTCACTTCATCTTCATTTACCATTCATCCTCTtgctccttttccttttctttttcgcTTTTCTCATCCTCTACAAActcaaacccaaaaccctaatcaCCAAGCAAATGCCACTGCTCCCTCCTGGCCCAACTCCATGGCCATTAGTTGGGAACCTGCCTGAATTATTCACAAAAAAGCCGGTATTCCGGTGGATACTTGGACTTTTGGAGGAACTCAACACTGAGATTGCATGCATCAAACTGGGCAATGTCCATGTCATTCCCGTGATTTCGCCTGAGATTGCCAGGGAGTTTTTGAAGGAACATGATGCAGTGTTTGCATCCAGACCTATTACAATGACGTCCGATCACTTGAGCAGAGGATTCCTGACCACAGTCCTTTCGCCGTGGGGAGAGCagtggaagaagatgagaaggATCATCACTTCTGAGGTGCTTAAGCCAGCAAGACATATGTGGCTCCTCCAGAAGAGAACTGAAGAAGCCGACAATCTTGTCCGCTTCATTTATAACCAGTGTAAGTTCTCTAGTATTACTAGCCATAATTTTACGGACTCATCGGTTGTGAATGTGAATGTGAGAACTGCAGTCAGACAATACACAGGAAATGTGGTTAGGAAGATGATGTTCAGCAGAAGGTACTTTGGGGAAGGAAGGAAAGATGGAGGGCCTGgacttgaagaagaagaacacgTCAACTCCCTCTTTACTTCGCTTGCTTACCTATATTCATTCTCTCCATCTGATTACCTTCCATGCCTGAGAGTCTTCGACTTAGATGGCCATGAGACGATGGTAAAAGACGCTTTGAGCATCATCAACAAGCATCATGATCCGATAGTGGATGAGAGAATAATACAATGGAGGAATGGGGAGAAGAAGGAGGTTGAGGACATACTCGATGTTTTCCTTACAATCAGCGACACAAAGGGAAAACCATTGCTATCAGTAGAAGAGATCAAAGCCCAACTCATA GAACTGATGATTGAAATAGTGGATAATCCAGCGCATGCAGCTGAGTGGGCAATGGCAGAAATGATCAATAAACCCGAGATAATGCAGAAGGCCGTGGAAGAAATCGATAGAGTGGTTGGAAAGGATAGACTTGTTCAAGAATCCGATATCGCGCAGCTCAAATATGTTAAAGCCTGTGCTAGGGAAGCTCTGCGGCTTCACCCCATGGCACCATTCAACGTGCCCCATGTGTCCATGGCGGACGCCGTTGTGGCCGGTTACTTCATCCCCAAAGGCAGCCATGTCCTGCTGAGCCGGGTAGGGCTTGGACGGAACCCTAGAGTGTGGGAAGAGCCAGTAAAGTTTAAACCAGAGCGGCACATGAATGATGAAGTGGTGGATTTAGCTGAGCCTGAGCTTCGGTTCATTTCATTTAGTACTGGGAGACGCGGGTGCCCTGGAACTGCCTTAGGGACAGCCTTGACAGTTACACTCTTGGCGAGACTCCTTCAATGTTTTTCGTGGAGTGTGCCACCGAACCAGGACCAAATTGACCTCACAGAATCAATGAACGAGCTCTTTCTAGCCAAGCCTCTCCATGCTCATGCAAAACCACGCTTGCATGCTTCCATGTATGGGAATTGA